Proteins from a genomic interval of Tenacibaculum sp. SZ-18:
- the fabG gene encoding 3-oxoacyl-[acyl-carrier-protein] reductase has product MKLLENKTAIVTGATRGIGRGIALEFAKQGANVAFTYSSSVDAAKSLENELIELGVKAKGFQSNAADFDAAQDLAKSVLEEFGTIDVLVNNAGITKDNLLMRISEDDFDKVIEVNLKSVFNLTKAVIRPMMKQRKGSIINMSSVVGLKGNAGQANYAASKAGILGFSKSVALELGSRNIRSNVVAPGFIETEMTAKLDEKVVEGWRNEIPLKRGGTPEDIANACVFLASDMSAYITGQTLSVDGGMLT; this is encoded by the coding sequence ATGAAACTTTTAGAAAATAAAACAGCTATAGTTACTGGTGCCACTAGGGGAATCGGTAGAGGAATAGCGTTAGAGTTTGCGAAACAAGGAGCTAACGTAGCTTTTACCTACAGTTCATCTGTAGATGCTGCAAAATCTTTAGAAAACGAATTAATTGAGTTAGGTGTAAAAGCTAAAGGATTTCAATCGAATGCAGCTGATTTTGATGCAGCCCAAGATTTAGCTAAAAGCGTACTAGAAGAGTTCGGAACGATTGACGTTTTAGTAAATAATGCAGGAATCACAAAGGATAATTTATTAATGAGAATTTCTGAAGATGATTTTGATAAAGTTATTGAAGTAAACTTAAAATCTGTTTTTAACTTAACAAAGGCAGTAATCCGTCCAATGATGAAACAACGTAAGGGTTCAATAATTAATATGAGTTCTGTTGTTGGGTTAAAAGGAAATGCAGGGCAAGCGAATTATGCAGCTTCTAAAGCAGGAATTCTTGGATTTTCTAAATCTGTTGCTTTAGAATTAGGTTCAAGAAATATTCGTAGTAACGTAGTTGCTCCTGGTTTTATTGAAACAGAAATGACTGCTAAACTCGACGAGAAAGTAGTTGAAGGTTGGAGAAATGAAATTCCTTTAAAACGTGGAGGAACTCCCGAAGATATTGCAAATGCATGTGTGTTTTTAGCTTCTGATATGAGTGCTTACATCACAGGTCAAACATTATCTGTTGACGGAGGAATGCTCACTTAA
- a CDS encoding TonB-dependent receptor plug domain-containing protein, producing MLYLLIFNFFTSFPQRQTQDKIPLREVLVVLQKRYEISFSYADNTIKNKYLKLPKENISLSKALSFIRENTKLQFEKLNDSTFVIRNTKQQKSKRNFIEFEPLDEVLVQGYLTSGISKNSDGSIDLETDKLGILPGLIEPDVLQIINSFPGVITVDESISNINIRGGTHDQNLIFFDGIRMYKSGHFFGLISAFNPYLDYDINLSKSGSSSKYGESISSVIDMKLPDNVSEETKTQFGINMINVDIMSRIPLSQTTEIQIAARRSVTDFIKTPTYNQYFKRAFQDSNLSALLNNNSVLVKDENFKFHDIYSKFIWDISKDDKLKLVFLNIENDLSYNQKLTGSTGDLEVSSKLNQQSFTSGITYEKQIHDDFKVSAQKYFTHYDLSSSNADILNDQNLIQENIVQDNGIKIDARYNFNKSASFLSGYQFSQVAISNLEDVDKPEFRRYIKQVLLSHALYGQFNYTTDRIQLKTGARLTYFEKFNKFSLEPRITFNYKFVNNFNLLITGELKSQSVSQIIDLQEDFLGIEKRRWVLANDNEIPLITSKQASIGVFYKKNDFLISGEFYLKNVNDISARSQGFQNQFQFVNDIGNFNVKGFDFLINKRFQNFNTWISYSYNVNNYEFASLNNAESFPNNVDVRSVINIAANYTYNDIKVALGLNWHTGRPYTKPLQSDNSIIRTINYDNPNSSRLDDYLRFDASLQYQFKIGNTRASSGVSVWSVLDKRNILNTYFDLDNNQINQIENTSLRITPNVSFRIYF from the coding sequence TTGCTTTATCTACTGATTTTCAACTTCTTTACTTCTTTTCCTCAGCGACAAACACAGGATAAAATTCCGCTCCGTGAGGTTTTAGTAGTACTTCAAAAGAGGTATGAAATTAGTTTTTCGTACGCTGATAATACAATAAAGAACAAGTACTTAAAGCTTCCAAAAGAGAATATTTCACTTTCGAAAGCTCTGTCTTTCATAAGAGAAAATACAAAGCTTCAATTCGAAAAATTAAACGACTCTACATTTGTAATCAGAAACACAAAACAGCAAAAATCAAAACGTAACTTCATCGAATTTGAACCTCTTGATGAAGTTTTAGTTCAAGGTTATTTGACTTCTGGAATTAGTAAAAACTCCGATGGATCAATTGATTTAGAAACAGATAAACTAGGAATACTACCTGGTTTAATTGAACCAGATGTTCTACAAATAATAAACTCATTCCCAGGTGTAATTACTGTAGATGAAAGTATTTCCAATATCAATATTCGCGGTGGAACTCACGATCAAAATCTAATTTTTTTTGATGGAATACGCATGTATAAATCTGGTCATTTTTTCGGCTTAATTTCTGCATTTAATCCGTATTTAGATTACGATATTAATCTTTCTAAAAGTGGAAGTAGTTCAAAATATGGAGAAAGTATTTCGAGTGTGATTGACATGAAATTGCCTGATAATGTTAGTGAAGAAACAAAAACACAATTCGGAATCAATATGATCAATGTTGATATTATGTCTAGAATTCCACTCTCACAAACAACAGAAATTCAAATTGCTGCAAGAAGATCTGTCACAGATTTCATTAAAACTCCTACGTATAATCAGTACTTTAAGCGTGCTTTTCAAGATTCTAATTTAAGTGCATTGCTAAATAATAATAGCGTACTAGTGAAGGATGAAAACTTTAAATTCCATGATATTTACAGCAAGTTTATTTGGGATATTAGCAAAGACGATAAACTTAAATTAGTATTTCTTAATATTGAAAATGATTTATCTTATAATCAAAAATTAACAGGATCAACTGGAGATTTAGAAGTAAGCAGTAAATTGAATCAACAAAGTTTTACATCTGGAATTACTTATGAAAAACAAATTCATGATGATTTTAAAGTTTCAGCTCAGAAATATTTCACTCACTACGATTTATCATCAAGCAATGCTGATATATTAAACGATCAGAACTTAATTCAAGAGAATATTGTTCAAGATAATGGTATAAAGATCGATGCTAGATATAATTTCAATAAATCAGCCTCTTTTCTTTCTGGTTATCAGTTCTCACAAGTTGCAATTAGTAATTTAGAAGATGTTGATAAACCAGAGTTTAGAAGATATATAAAGCAAGTTTTACTATCTCACGCTTTATATGGTCAATTTAATTATACAACAGACAGAATTCAGCTTAAAACAGGAGCACGATTGACTTATTTTGAAAAGTTTAACAAGTTCTCTCTAGAACCTAGAATCACCTTTAATTATAAGTTTGTAAATAATTTCAATTTATTAATTACAGGAGAACTTAAAAGCCAATCTGTATCACAAATTATTGATTTACAGGAAGATTTTCTTGGGATTGAAAAAAGACGTTGGGTTTTAGCAAACGATAACGAAATCCCATTAATAACAAGTAAACAAGCTAGTATAGGTGTTTTTTATAAAAAAAATGATTTTCTTATAAGTGGTGAATTTTATTTAAAAAATGTCAATGATATTAGTGCGAGAAGTCAAGGATTTCAAAATCAGTTTCAATTTGTAAATGATATTGGAAACTTTAACGTTAAAGGTTTTGACTTTCTAATTAACAAACGATTTCAAAATTTTAATACCTGGATTAGTTACAGTTATAATGTAAACAATTATGAGTTTGCTAGTTTAAATAATGCAGAAAGCTTCCCAAATAATGTAGATGTTCGAAGTGTTATAAATATTGCAGCAAATTATACTTACAATGATATTAAAGTTGCTCTAGGGTTAAATTGGCATACCGGTAGACCATATACCAAACCATTGCAATCAGATAATTCGATTATTAGAACAATCAATTATGATAATCCAAATAGCTCACGTTTAGATGATTATTTACGATTTGACGCTTCATTACAATATCAATTTAAGATAGGAAATACTCGTGCTTCCTCAGGTGTTTCGGTGTGGAGTGTTTTAGATAAAAGAAACATTTTAAATACTTATTTTGATTTAGACAATAATCAAATAAATCAAATTGAAAATACTTCTTTGCGCATTACACCAAATGTAAGTTTCAGAATTTATTTCTAA
- a CDS encoding FecR family protein has translation MEKSELIKKWLDDNLNPEEQKLFEALEDYNELIQLSDKLKQFKAPDYKSDGVLENIVATKQSKKGKLISFNFISKIAAIFVIGFSLFYFFKDNDTRINAQAANKINAKLPDNSEVRINALSSISFNEKTWKQSREVSLKGEAFFKVAKGSKFNVHTSNGTVTVLGTEFNVKNRNNDFEVICYEGSVLIESNNISEILAPGDYFKSGKVISNKINTSAPSWINNESSFTSEPFIKVLQEFERQYDVKVKVKNMDTSLLFTGKFIHNDIETALKALTLPFNLVSEQNNNTIILKGEPKK, from the coding sequence ATGGAGAAATCAGAATTGATAAAAAAATGGTTGGATGATAACTTAAATCCAGAAGAGCAAAAACTATTTGAAGCTCTTGAGGATTATAATGAATTGATTCAACTTTCGGATAAATTAAAACAATTTAAGGCTCCTGATTATAAATCAGATGGAGTACTTGAAAATATTGTGGCGACTAAACAATCGAAAAAAGGTAAATTAATTTCGTTTAATTTTATAAGTAAAATAGCAGCGATTTTTGTTATTGGATTTAGTTTGTTTTACTTTTTTAAAGACAACGACACCAGGATTAATGCACAAGCTGCTAACAAAATAAATGCAAAACTACCTGATAATTCTGAAGTAAGAATTAATGCACTTTCTTCAATTTCTTTTAATGAGAAAACATGGAAACAGAGTCGAGAAGTATCTTTAAAAGGAGAGGCATTTTTCAAAGTTGCTAAAGGATCCAAGTTTAATGTGCATACCAGTAATGGAACTGTAACTGTTTTAGGTACAGAGTTTAACGTTAAAAATAGAAACAATGATTTTGAAGTTATTTGTTATGAAGGTTCCGTATTAATTGAATCTAATAATATTTCAGAAATCTTAGCACCAGGTGATTATTTCAAATCAGGTAAAGTAATTAGTAACAAAATAAATACTAGTGCTCCAAGTTGGATTAATAATGAAAGTAGTTTTACAAGTGAACCTTTTATTAAAGTTTTACAAGAATTTGAAAGGCAATATGATGTGAAAGTTAAAGTTAAAAATATGGATACTTCCCTCCTTTTTACTGGTAAATTTATTCATAATGATATTGAAACAGCTCTAAAAGCATTAACATTACCATTCAATTTAGTTTCTGAACAAAACAACAATACTATAATATTAAAAGGTGAACCTAAAAAGTAG
- a CDS encoding helix-turn-helix transcriptional regulator, producing MIDRLKLILEYYNLSSSNFAEKIDVPRSSISHLLSGRNKPSLDFILKVDKAFEDVTLDWLLYGKGSFPKKSDEPTSPSLFNQTEKKESKTEILESQPIIKKQDDSVTKLKRLIKVILLYSDGTFDEFEK from the coding sequence ATGATAGACCGACTAAAACTAATATTAGAATATTACAATTTGAGTTCGTCGAATTTTGCAGAAAAAATTGATGTACCCCGATCAAGTATATCCCATTTATTATCTGGGAGAAACAAACCAAGCTTAGATTTTATACTTAAGGTTGATAAGGCTTTTGAAGATGTAACGTTAGATTGGCTATTATATGGTAAAGGAAGTTTTCCTAAAAAATCTGATGAACCTACTTCTCCATCATTATTTAACCAAACGGAAAAAAAAGAAAGTAAAACAGAAATATTAGAATCTCAGCCGATAATTAAAAAACAAGATGATTCCGTTACAAAACTAAAGAGATTAATAAAAGTTATTCTTCTATATAGCGACGGAACATTTGATGAATTTGAAAAATGA
- a CDS encoding RNA polymerase sigma factor: protein MEKPIDKDICNETLFSSFFNKYSKSLYTFLYYKFGEKLNPEDKVQEAFLKVWQNCHKITPDKAKSFLYTTANNLMINQANHEKVKLKYAEIPQKSHTNESPEFVMEENEYLDKTQNALSNLTEAQRVAFMMNRIEGKRFKEIAEILGISVKAVEKRIYGALKKLREDIKEL, encoded by the coding sequence ATGGAAAAACCTATAGACAAAGACATTTGTAATGAAACACTTTTCTCGTCTTTCTTTAATAAATACTCTAAATCACTTTATACTTTCCTCTATTATAAGTTTGGAGAAAAATTGAATCCCGAAGATAAGGTACAAGAGGCATTTTTAAAAGTTTGGCAAAACTGTCATAAAATTACCCCAGACAAAGCGAAGAGTTTTTTATATACTACAGCTAATAATTTGATGATTAATCAGGCTAATCATGAAAAAGTAAAATTAAAATATGCTGAAATTCCCCAAAAAAGTCATACCAACGAATCTCCTGAATTCGTTATGGAGGAAAATGAATACTTAGATAAAACACAAAATGCGCTTTCTAATTTAACTGAAGCACAACGTGTTGCGTTTATGATGAATCGTATTGAAGGCAAGCGTTTTAAGGAAATTGCTGAGATTTTAGGGATATCTGTAAAAGCCGTTGAGAAGAGAATTTACGGGGCTTTGAAGAAATTAAGAGAAGATATAAAAGAATTATAA